Proteins from a genomic interval of Australozyma saopauloensis chromosome 1, complete sequence:
- a CDS encoding chitin synthase I translates to MSRNLHPNYGQTGGTYNYNSGHGQSRDLLEFRQPDAVYNGQSAHSTDDFLNYYEDAPGTRPLEVFHTSDQSNRHGGPSRRVPSHNVNDPFNELYEMGNYYPQNHYQDYAPYDHPEHHDYNQTFDQAFVPHTYDTDDEEKEFDHKIHFTEIHGDHYDLHTFRAPTVEDDVQTVYEQLDSPFETEIPELPEQEEVREKPKFGIANGHNGHLVLDCPVATELLTKFPDYKPNLPDGGLSREFAYMRYTAVTCGPSNFWRDGYILRPIHYPVRRQTEMMIVITMYNEDDILLARTLKGVFKNIKHLESRTRSHMWGKDSWKKIVVCVVSDGRSKINERAQALLAALGVYQDGLAKSRIDDKKVRAHFYEYTTRVGISSVEDTVKLTTEKVVPVQMLFCLKEQNAKKINSHRWCFEAISQVLDPNIVVLLDCGTQPSGKALYHLWKEFDKDPQVAGACGEITASLKKRQMVTNPLVYGQNFEYKISNILDKPTESVFGFISVLPGAFSAYRYVALQNDISGRGPLEKYFKGEFLHGSGELDPEDDEYELKRNMLKEEAGIFTSNMYLAEDRILCYELVAKSGSSWLLRYCKSARAETDVPEGLAEFILQRRRWLNGSFFAAIYALVHFPKIWGSSHSIGRKLCLHVEFFYQFINLVVSWFSIGSYFLVFRILTTSLSAPDLHFAPGNVLSVVFLWLYLASIVTTFVLSFGNKPKGTEKFYIVIVLFFAILMVYMIFAAVFMAVHSIKELVASHTKLSVSLFLLNGEFRDLVVATSSTYALYFLASFLYFEPWHMFTSFIQYLLLSPAYVNVLNIYAFCNIDDVSWGTKGDTGAKDLGAAKVREDGTFDVNIPVLQEEINQSYLNQLEKIKKPQEEAKSSSKPSNEDYYAFIRSMTVLVWMFSNFLIVALVLETGGFNQLDSRPTTGKENRSEIFLTVILWTVAFMAAFRFIGCVFYLILRFFDKFRSRKRK, encoded by the coding sequence ATGAGTAGAAATCTCCACCCCAACTATGGCCAAACTGGCGGGACCTACAACTACAACTCTGGGCATGGACAGAGCAGAGACCTGCTAGAATTCAGACAACCTGACGCTGTATACAATGGTCAGAGTGCACATTCCACTGACGACTTCCTCAACTACTACGAGGATGCACCTGGAACAAGACCTCTGGAGGTTTTTCATACCTCGGATCAGTCGAATCGCCACGGGGGACCGTCCCGCCGTGTCCCCTCTCATAATGTGAATGATCCATTTAACGAACTGTACGAGATGGGAAACTACTATCCTCAAAATCACTACCAAGATTACGCCCCGTATGACCATCCTGAACATCATGACTACAACCAGACATTCGACCAAGCCTTTGTTCCACACACATATGACACAGACGACGAAGAGAAGGAGTTTGACCATAAAATTCATTTCACTGAGATTCATGGTGACCATTATGATTTGCACACTTTCCGCGCCCCAACTGTTGAGGATGATGTTCAAACGGTATACGAACAATTGGACTCACCTTTCGAGACAGAGATTCCTGAGCTtccagaacaagaagaagtcagAGAAAAACCGAAGTTTGGGATTGCGAATGGCCACAATGGAcatttggttttggattGTCCTGTTGCCACTGAATTATTGACAAAGTTCCCTGATTACAAGCCCAACCTTCCTGATGGTGGCCTTAGTAGAGAGTTTGCTTACATGAGATATACTGCTGTGACTTGTGGACCATCAAACTTCTGGAGAGATGGCTACATCTTGCGGCCTATTCACTACCCTGTCAGACGTCAAACTGAAATGATGATTGTCATCACAATGtacaatgaagatgacaTTCTCTTGGCACGTACCCTCAAGGGTGTTTTCAAGAATATCAAACATTTGGAGTCTAGAACACGGTCTCATATGTGGGGAAAAGACTCATGGAAGAAAATCGTTGTTTGTGTCGTTAGTGATGGTCGgtccaaaatcaatgaaagaGCTCAAGCTCTTTTAGCTGCATTGGGTGTCTACCAAGATGGCTTGGCCAAATCCAGAATTGACGATAAAAAGGTTCGTGCTCATTTCTATGAGTATACTACCAGAGTTGGTATCTCATCGGTTGAGGACACTGTCAAGCTTACAACCGAGAAGGTTGTCCCTGTTCAGATGCTATTTTGTTTAAAGGaacaaaatgcaaaaaagATCAACTCTCATAGATGGTGTTTTGAAGCTATTTCTCAGGTTTTGGATCCAAATATTGTTGTTCTATTGGATTGTGGTACACAACCCAGCGGAAAGGCCTTGTATCATTTATGGaaagaatttgacaaagATCCACAAGTTGCTGGTGCCTGTGGAGAGATTACTGCATCCCTCAAGAAGCGTCAAATGGTAACTAATCCGTTGGTCTATGGCCAAAACTTCGAGTATAAAATTTCCAATATTTTGGACAAACCAACAGAGTCTGTCTTTGGGTTCATTTCTGTCTTGCCAGGAGCCTTTTCCGCGTACAGATATGTCGCTCTCCAAAATGACATAAGCGGGAGGGGACCACTAGAGAAATACTTCAAGGGTGAGTTCTTGCATGGAAGTGGTGAGCTTGATCCAGAGGACGATGAATACGAGCTTAAACGAAACAtgttgaaagaagaagctggaATCTTCACATCCAATATGTATCTTGCTGAAGATCGTATTTTATGTTACGAGTTAGTTGCCAAGAGTGGATCATCCTGGTTGCTTCGTTACTGTAAATCGGCCAGAGCGGAAACTGATGTTCCGGAGGGTCTAGCAGAGTTCATTCTTCAGCGTAGAAGATGGTTGAATGGTTCATTTTTTGCTGCAATCTACGCATTAGTGCACTTTCCAAAGATTTGGGGCTCTTCTCACAGCATTGGACGCAAGCTTTGTCTTCACGTTGAATTCTTCTACcaattcatcaacttggTTGTTTCTTGGTTTTCCATCGGTTCTTACTTCCTCGTTTTCCGTATCTTGACGACATCTTTAAGTGCTCCAGACCTTCATTTCGCACCTGGAAATGTTCTATCGGTTGTTTTCCTCTGGCTCTATCTCGCTTCTATCGTGACGACCTTCGTACTTAGTTTTGGTAACAAACCTAAAGGTACCGAAAAATTCTACATCGTCATAGTTCTATTCTTTGCAATCTTGATGGTGTATATGATATTTGCTGCCGTGTTCATGGCTGTTCACTCGATTAAAGAGCTCGTCGCTTCACATACCAAACTTTCTGTGTCGCTATTTTTGCTGAATGGTGAATTCAGAGACTTAGTTGTCGCTACATCATCAACTTATGCTCTCTACTTTCTCGCTTCATTCCTTTACTTTGAGCCGTGGCATATGTTCACTTCTTTCATCCAATATCTTCTCCTCTCTCCTGCTTACGTGAATGTTTTGAACATTTACGCGTTTTGTaacattgatgatgttTCTTGGGGAACTAAGGGTGACACTGGAGCTAAAGATTTGGGTGCTGCCAAAGTGAGAGAGGATGGTACTTTCGATGTCAATATCCCAGTGTTGCAAGAAGAGATCAATCAATCATATCTTAACCAATTGGAAAAGATTAAGAAACCCCAAGAAGAGGCCAAGTCATCCAGTAAGCCATCTAACGAAGATTATTACGCCTTTATTCGTTCGATGACTGTATTGGTGTGGATGTTTTCGAATTTCCTTATTGTAGCCTTGGTTCTTGAGACTGGTGGATTCAACCAACTCGATTCACGCCCAACAActggaaaagaaaataggTCTGAAATTTTCCTCACAGTCATTTTATGGACTGTTGCCTTCATGGCTGCTTTCAGATTTATTGGATGCGTCTTTTACTTGATTCTGAGATTTTTCGACAAGTTCAGAtcgagaaagagaaagtaA